ATTGGCTTAAGCCACCTTCTCGGTGCTAAAAACTGAACTTTTTGAACATGCATTAAAAATACTTTTTCCGTTCTTTCTCAATAACAGATAATAAGATTTCATTTTCTGTTTCATCTATAAATTCTCGATTTAAGTCACTAGTTTGATTTGGCCTTACCCATTTTTTAATTAAGAAATAAACTAGAAATGTTGCTACAAACAATAAAAAAAATGGGGTGATCCATGCGGTGAGACTAAAACCCGTTTTAATTGGGGCTGCTAAAGCTTCTTCCCCTAACTGATCAACGTAATCATTTAAAATTTCATCTTTGGTTTTCCCCTGTGCCATTAATTCTGCAACTTCATTGTAATAAGTTTGTTTGACAGGACAAGTTGCTAAATCATCACCGCTATGACCTTCCATAGACAACATACTCACAATGGATTGAAATTCTTTAGAACTATAATCAAAATCTTCTTCTGCAAAAATCACGTTAACTGATAATAGTAATAAGAAAATGAGCAAAAAAACGAATTTTTTCATCATCTTCCTCCTCAAGTAACTTTTCTTTGAGTTCCACGATATCTTGGAATGACTTGATTTTGTCTGCCCCCCCAAATAGCAAATAATGTACCAATGACTACTACAACTCCACCAGTCCAAATCCATTTTACTAACGGATTAACACGAACCACAAAAGTTGCACGTAAGTCTCTTTCCCATGCACTTATCACAATATATAGATCTTCTTGCCAACTGCTTATCATCCCAACTTCAGTTGAAGGTTGTTGCCAATTACCATAAAAGATTTTTTCTGGTTGAATATAACCCAACTGTTTTCCATTCTTTTGAACTTTTAAGTCAGCAAATATGATATCGTTGAGGCCTTCACTTTTTTGAGCTAAATTTTCATATGTAATCTCAAAGTCTGCTATGTTTATCTTTTCACCGATAGCAACAGTTTTCATAGACTCCACACTAAAATTCTGTGAACCTATAATACCTATGGCAATCAATGCAATTCCAAAATGTACGGTATAACCTCCGTAACGCCGACGATTTTTTGAGATTAAGCGAATGAGTGCTATTGGATAACTTTCTAGAGTAACAGAACGTCTTGCTTTAACCCCACGGTATATTTCAGAAATATGTGTGAACAACATAAATGCAACAATAGTAAATCCGATGATAGGATATGTAGTTCTTATCCCCAAAGTAAATAAAAGGACCGCAACAATGAAAGTTAACAATGCTGGAATTAAAAAATTCTTCTGTAAGTTTTTTATTGTTGATTTTTGCCAAGCAATTAGTGGACAAATGGCCATGATAAACAACAATGCCAACAATATCGGAGACATTACAGTGTTAAAAAACGGTACGCCAACTGTTACTTTAGTACCTCTTACTGCCTCAGAAATTAGTGGGAATATCGTGCCCCAAAATACGGCAAATGCTGCACCTACTAAAATTAAATTGTTAATTAAAAAGCTGCTTTCTTTTGAAAGAAAAGATTCAAAATAATCGCTATCTTTTTTTAGTAAATGATACCTACTCATCATGACATACATTGCAAAAATAACAGCTATGCCCATAAAAATTAGAAAGTAAGTTCCTAAATTTGTATCTCCAAAAGCATGTACAGAAGTTAAGACACCACTTCGTACTAAAAATGTACCGAACAACGTTAGGGCATAAGACAATATAATTAAAGACAAATTCCAAACCTTTAACATTCCTTTTCGCTCTTGTATCATGACGGAATGTAGAAATGCTGTCACCGTTAACCAGGGCATAAATGATGCGTTCTCTACTGGATCCCATGCCCAATATCCACCCCAGCCTAACTCCAAATAAGCCCAATATCCTCCCAATAAATTCCCAAGAGTTAAAAACAACCATGCTAATAAAGTCCACCGTCTTGTCATACGTATCCAAAAGGAATCTACGTTTTTTAAAATCAACGCAGCTATCGCAAAAGCAAATGGAACAGCTAAACCTACATAACCTAAATAGAGAGTAATGGGGTGAATAATCATACCTGGATCCTGTAGCATTGGATTTAATCCGTTACCTTCAGAAGGAATCAAGTCGTTAAGTTCAAATGGTTTTGTAGTCGTTGCTAAAATAAAATAAAAAAAGATTGCATTCCCTAACATAATTGTAGAAACATAAGGAACCATCGGATTTCCTTTCATTTTATTAGAAAATGCAACCATTGCAGTGTACATCGTTAATAAAAATGTCCACAGTAATAGTGATCCCGCATTACCTGCCCATAAAGCTGAAAGTTTATATACGATTGGTAAATCACTACTTGTATACATGGATACATATTTAAATTGAAATTGACTGGTTGCTAGGGCATATAATAGAAGAATTACTGTTATACTTGTAAGAAGAAATAATGTCAAGACTCCATTTTTGCCACTATTCACCCATTTTTGATCTTGTTTTATCACTCCAACAATGAATGCAATGAATGAATAAATAGAAATAGCTAAACCCAAATAGATTGTCAGATCTCCGATATTATGCATAATATACCCTCATTTCATGAACACTACTGTTTGTGAATCACTGTCTATTCCATCTCTTTTTCATGTAACTCAGGATCGTATTCTTCTCCTTCATATTTTGAAGGACATTTCGTCTGAACCTTCTCTGCATTGAAGGTACCATCATCATGAACAAAACCTTCAACAATCACAATCACATCTTCACTGAAATTATCTGGTTTAACACCCTGATGGACAACGGATAACACATTCCCGAATTCATCTTCTATTTGGAAACTCAGTTCAATTAGGTCAGCATTCCATTGAATAGACTTTTCTATTAAGTCACCCTGTGTCATAATAAAACGTTCTTGAAATTTATGAGGCTCTTGTATAATCTCCTGTAAAGTAAGCTCAGACCCACTAGTTTTTGTTGTAGCTCCAATTAATAAAATAAGAATTGCAACAAAAACTGTACTAAAACCTATGAGCATCTTTTTATTCTTTTTCATAAACTTCACCTCTTTGATAACTTTTCAATTCTCCTTATATAAATTGTATTCGATAAAAATTAGTATGGATATACAATTGGAGTCATTGTAAAAAAACATACATATTTTACTAAATCAGTTGAAATAGATGTGATAAATTTCACAGACATATTCGTTATACATTGATCTACAATTAGTGTGGAAAAAGCATTCTACTATGAAATAAAAGTAAAATGCTTTTTTAATCTGTGTCCTTCTCTATTTTTTTTGAGGAGGGAAATAATCGTTGGTTGCATGTTCATTTTTCTTGAAATTATCAGGTTCGTCATAAACAGCTTTTTTAACTTTTTCGATTTCTTTTTTTAATTCATTTATGTTTACGTCCAATTTCACAAGCTCCTCAGTTGCTAAAATAATCGCTTCACTCGAAGCTTCTACGGATGTTTTTAATGCATCCATTGAACCTTGAGGATTGTGGAAACCAGTTGAGTTTTCAGCAGAAACTATATCCCAGAACCATTGTCCCTTTC
The window above is part of the Chengkuizengella sediminis genome. Proteins encoded here:
- a CDS encoding cytochrome c-type biogenesis protein CcmH; this encodes MKKFVFLLIFLLLLSVNVIFAEEDFDYSSKEFQSIVSMLSMEGHSGDDLATCPVKQTYYNEVAELMAQGKTKDEILNDYVDQLGEEALAAPIKTGFSLTAWITPFFLLFVATFLVYFLIKKWVRPNQTSDLNREFIDETENEILLSVIEKERKKYF
- a CDS encoding heme lyase CcmF/NrfE family subunit, which encodes MHNIGDLTIYLGLAISIYSFIAFIVGVIKQDQKWVNSGKNGVLTLFLLTSITVILLLYALATSQFQFKYVSMYTSSDLPIVYKLSALWAGNAGSLLLWTFLLTMYTAMVAFSNKMKGNPMVPYVSTIMLGNAIFFYFILATTTKPFELNDLIPSEGNGLNPMLQDPGMIIHPITLYLGYVGLAVPFAFAIAALILKNVDSFWIRMTRRWTLLAWLFLTLGNLLGGYWAYLELGWGGYWAWDPVENASFMPWLTVTAFLHSVMIQERKGMLKVWNLSLIILSYALTLFGTFLVRSGVLTSVHAFGDTNLGTYFLIFMGIAVIFAMYVMMSRYHLLKKDSDYFESFLSKESSFLINNLILVGAAFAVFWGTIFPLISEAVRGTKVTVGVPFFNTVMSPILLALLFIMAICPLIAWQKSTIKNLQKNFLIPALLTFIVAVLLFTLGIRTTYPIIGFTIVAFMLFTHISEIYRGVKARRSVTLESYPIALIRLISKNRRRYGGYTVHFGIALIAIGIIGSQNFSVESMKTVAIGEKINIADFEITYENLAQKSEGLNDIIFADLKVQKNGKQLGYIQPEKIFYGNWQQPSTEVGMISSWQEDLYIVISAWERDLRATFVVRVNPLVKWIWTGGVVVVIGTLFAIWGGRQNQVIPRYRGTQRKVT
- a CDS encoding cytochrome c maturation protein CcmE, encoding MKKNKKMLIGFSTVFVAILILLIGATTKTSGSELTLQEIIQEPHKFQERFIMTQGDLIEKSIQWNADLIELSFQIEDEFGNVLSVVHQGVKPDNFSEDVIVIVEGFVHDDGTFNAEKVQTKCPSKYEGEEYDPELHEKEME